In one Microbulbifer pacificus genomic region, the following are encoded:
- a CDS encoding very short patch repair endonuclease, translating into MTDVLSAEQRAYCMSQIKGANTEPELSLRKALWILGLRYRIKNKLPGRPDIIYPTSKVAIFVDGCFWHKCPKHYTPPKTRAKFWEEKISKNVERDKKNNALLECQGWKVIRFWEHEIKDSLDDCVEVVVRTLESRQIKS; encoded by the coding sequence ATGACAGATGTTTTGTCTGCCGAGCAGCGAGCATACTGCATGTCACAAATAAAGGGGGCCAATACTGAGCCAGAGTTGAGTCTCCGTAAGGCACTATGGATTTTGGGTTTAAGGTATAGAATAAAAAATAAATTGCCAGGTAGACCAGATATTATATACCCAACTTCTAAAGTGGCTATTTTTGTTGATGGCTGCTTTTGGCATAAGTGTCCAAAGCACTACACTCCGCCTAAAACACGAGCCAAATTCTGGGAGGAAAAAATTTCAAAAAATGTCGAAAGAGACAAGAAGAATAACGCTCTACTTGAATGTCAGGGTTGGAAAGTTATCAGGTTCTGGGAGCATGAAATAAAGGATTCGCTGGACGATTGCGTAGAAGTAGTTGTTAGAACTCTAGAGTCGCGACAGATTAAAAGTTAG